The Tenrec ecaudatus isolate mTenEca1 chromosome 4, mTenEca1.hap1, whole genome shotgun sequence region atgacccagttctactttgcaaCTGCAGCTGCGCCAGATTACACTCATTGTTgatgataagagctcttgacaaatggaattcaagacagataaaagTCCTGAAGAATAGTAGTTAGAGTAGCAATAGAGAGAAGGCGGGTAGGGGACAGGcaaggagaaatggggaacacATTACAGGGTTGGATATATAGACTCCCTCAGGGGGATGAATAGTAGAGATGTGGTTGAAGGGAAACAACGGACACTATATGATATAAAAATTAAAGTAATAATATATATATCAAGACAGCAGGAGAGTTgtggaaggagggagagaaagagaagttgataccaagtaCTCAAGTCGAAAAATTttttgaaatactgatggcaacttatgcacagttgaatgatggattgctataagaattgtaagaacctcccaataaaatgattaattaaaaaacagaTATATTTGCCATAATTCACTGCGGTAATAAGCACTGTGTACTGTTTCTATGTAAATAAAAGAAGCATgctttgtgtgtatgtggggaGAGGGTGGTTGGTGAATATGGGCATTGGGGGACTTGGGGATCTAGAGGAGAAGTTAAGAAAGGAATCAATTACATCAGAGAATGCCACCCAGCAGAATCAACATGTTTTCGTTTCTATTGAACTTTATTTAAGGAGGACATAAACTTTATTTGGAGAAAATATGATGAAATTATATATTAAGTCAATGAAGAAAAGCTTTGAATAAAAATTACTTGCTAGGCtttctttctagtattcttttAGCACAATGCCTCATCTGTAGACATATCTTTTGAATAAATATATCAAAGAACTGATCTGTTGTTTTGCTCAGCTAATGAGTTTAATGTGAAATGTAAGAAATTCTGTTCCTAAGTACATGATGTTATTAGAAACTGAAACTTACTAAAGGAATGCCATTTTTATTAAGAGAATACTGTGATGAGAATGCATATATGAATAGGTTCATCACTGGAATTGCAGGATGGTAGGTAATCACCGGCTAGAGGAAGTGGAGAAGTCATGAGTGAAGACAGCTGGAGAGGTGTTGAAGGCCATGTTAGATTGCGAGTGAGACAATTCTTCCACATGACTTCATagatcagtgatgctgctttcctTGACCCATTTCTTCAGCTCTGCATCTAGGTCTGTGGAATTCTCCATAGGGAACAATTTAGAGGCtctgaggagcccttgtggcataaaAGGACACAAGATGAGTGGCATTCCCTTCTGTAAGGATTCACGCTCTCAGAGACACTGGGGCAGCTCTCTTCTGTCCTACAGTCAGTGTGCGTCAGAGTCAGCTCGATgacattggatttttgtttcaCTGTGCTTAGTCTTTCTTTGTATCTACTTTAAGATCTGAGAGTTACCTATGAGAAGGTCATAACATACCCAAGATATTTCCAAGGAATATCTAATTCTAATACATGTTGCATTCTACCCTACACAAATATAACATTTATCCAGATACATTTGATTGCACTAAAAATCATTTAGACAAAATGTTATAAAAAATTATGCACATTGTCTTATTTTTATTTGTGTTCTGATAATTTCATTATAAATATGCCACAAACTACCATTTATGTACCATAAGGACCATTGGACACACCTGCTTTCAAGGCTTGGGGCTACACCAGATGACAGCAAATGCCTTGGACTTTAGGCTTCCTCATTGGAGTCAAGCACAAGGAAACCCAGTAAAAGAAGCACATAGGCTTggatcaggagccctgggggcacagtggagtAAGCTTGAGATGTTGCTGGAAACTACACAGAAAGTCAGTAGTCTGTCCCCATCATTtctagggagaaagctgaggtagtctgctcctgtaaaagttCTTAAATGCACTAGACCATTATTATGGACAGGAGACCAGTGACATGTGCTAGAGATATGCTAGAATTACGTGGTGGGAATGATTCATTTGAGCATCAAAGACATTGATTCGTTATATTTTACTATGTTGTTGTCGAGAATAGGAGTGTACTCAGTGAACCACACATTGATTCCAGAATTTTGCATGCATACACTGTTCTATTATTTAAATCATGCTACCATTCTCAGTCTCCTTTTCCTAAGTGTTCTTCCACGATACTCCTAATTCCAGTGCACCCTAAGTTTTGGATACACTCTTTCTAGTGGTTTTTCTTAATTTTGtccaacatagatagttcaatgaCCTATTAATATTTGTCATAAAGTTAATATTGTGCTCTTCACAATAACTTATCCTTCACAAATAGGGAGCTGACAGGTGATACCTAAGATGAAATATATGTGTTCTATTTTaagaaactttaaaaattatcttaagTCAGAACTATTTCTAAAATGCATTTACATTCAACAtcccttatttatttaaatatccaAAGATAACACTGAGAAATAATTAGTTTACAATATGATGCAAAAATGTCTTTGAATCATAAACATggaaaaatataaaatcataaatcATTGATAAAATAGAAGGAAAGATCTAATACACTGTGTTGAACTGACCTACAGATGTCAAAATACATTGTTTTCAAAAGCATTTAGTAAAAAATGAATGATTAGAGAGAATTGAATGCTCTCATTAATGGATTTTCCCAAGTTTCCCTGGCTGTGACTGTATAAAGTACTATGTATCAAAGAGTGTAGATTCTGAATTATGATGTATTGTTCATGGAAATCAATGGCAAAAATGAGGTTTCAGGAAAAGATTGAGTCAAGGTGATTTCACATTGGTCCATAATGATCTTACTTATTCTGTCACTGTAACttactctgacataaaattcTAAGCATCTATATtgtcaacaataaaaacaattgcgattttatattggttacctattgTATAATATGATACACACAATTATATCTGATGTCTGTCCAGATTTATTATATTATTGAATATGTCATCATATCCTCATTTCATAATTTGCTTTCTGAGGCAATTTTGATGCGCCATAGCTTCCTCATGGCATTCTTTACTTCCGCATTCCGTAAGGTGTAGATGAGGGGGTTGAGAAACGGTGTGACAATGGTATAAAACAGTTCCACCAACTTGTCCATGGGAAAAGTGGTTGGAGGACGTGTGTACACGAATATACATGGACCTAAGGATAAGATGACCACAATGATGTGAGAGGTGCAAGTGGAGAGggcttttttcctcccttccgCACTGTGATTTCGCAGAGAGTACAGGATGACAAAGTATGACATCATCAGAAGTAATAAACTATTTGTGCAAATGGCCCCACTGTTCGCCACAAATTGGAGGTTGATCACATAAGTGTCCATACAGGCAAGTTTCAACAAGGGCTGGAGGTCACAGCAATAATGATCAATCAAATTTGGTCCACAGAAGGGCAGTTTCAAGGCCAGGAAAATCTGAGTAATAGAATGTATAAAAGAGACTATCCAGGCAAGAAGAATCAAGATGATGCAGACCTGTCTTCTCATGATGACCGGGTAACGCAGAGGTttacagatggccacatagcggtcagcAGCCATGAGGACGAGGACAAAGACCTCCATGGCACCAAATAAATGCAGCGCAAACACTTGTGTCAGGCACTCATTGTAGGATATGACCGTCTTTGCAGAGAGAGAATCTGCAAGTAGTCTCGGGGTGATGCTACTTGAAAAGCAGATATCAGCCAaggataaataaaatagaaagaaatacaTGGGACTCCCTAGAGATCGACTGAACTTGATGGTCACAATAATGAGCAAATTTCCCACCACAGTTCCAGAGTAGAAAACTAAGAAGATTATGAACACCACTTTCTGCTTCACCAGGTCCTGTGTCAATCCTAAGAGTATGAACTCAGTAACACTCTTATTTTGATTCATTGCTTCAATAGACGTGGGGAAGTAGACATTAGAAATAATTAATCTGGAAGGAGAAATTAAATAGTTTAAAAAACGAATACTGCATTTGTAGTTCAAATACCTGCGCCACATCATGGAAGTTCGTCTTACCTGTTGGTTATTCCATCTATTTTTATTGAGTTTTAGgaacaaattgaaataaaaaatacttAGATATTTAAATTGTTGCTTGATGTTTTGATAGGAAAATCATGAAAAATTTAGTGGTGCTTTGAAAGCAATTTAACATAAATGTAATCGTTTACTATCAGTAGATAATTAAGTGAGCTAAATATTTACCTTCAGTTTTCATCAAGGATTTGTCAGAAGTACCCTGTTGCGcatagacagagagagagagagagaatgtgtgacgTACTTTAAAGTACATACATAATGGTTAAACCTGATAATCCGGTTATAAAGTTTTATCATACCATATTAACAAAAGTTCCATTCTTCTCCCAGTTCATGACTTTTGGGCTTCTTTGAACATAGTTTCTTAAGAAACAGGATAGGACTTAGGCTCTAGTTATGAAAAAGGAGAACATCAACCATATATCTGAACATCTTTTCAAAATTCCATGTTCACAACTTCTACAATAAGGATACAGAAAAGAACTCAAAAGGTTCCAAGTCATACTAGAAATATTTCAAGGCAGTTTTGTTGTGTATGTCCATGGTTCTGTTAAATCTTAATTTGAAGAAAGAGaagtcaaaataaaaatgtattttctgcTCTTTATGTACATCTAACTATATGTCTGATCTAGATCATGGCAGTGCAATATCTTTTATCTTTAAATCAATGTAAAAGAACAAagcacatatttatttatttatttattcatttatttacttaATAAAAGTTTTTGAGGTGCTATTTTCCTACCTAGAGAATTAAATATTTGAAAAGATATTTGATTTCATTGTAATTTAAGACATCAAAATGTAAATACCAGCTAGATTTTGTTTTCAAATGCAAGTAAGGTTATTTTTAGAAAATCAATTAAAATTAGCATACAGTATTTGCAAAGGCAAAGACTACTACCCATTTCACATTGTTTTTATGAGCTTAAGTTGGTGATGTGTGTAGACAAAATGTATTTTCAGTTTCTATCCAGAGAGTGATGAGTATGAGTGTGTCTTACCACATATGACTACTGGggtcctggcagcacagtggctaTGCACTGGTATAACTGCAGGGTCTACGGTTCAAAATCgccagtcagtctcagaaactctcaggggagttctacactgtcctatatgaTTGCTATGAGTTATCACTGActcagtgaggattttggtcttaaaaaatatatatcacccATTTTATGTTGCACAATATTTATATCACCATATATGGACACATATTATAGATATTGCTATTCTGTATccgcaagttgattccaattcattgcAATCCACTACCTTAAGGTTTATTAGAGTATACGATTTATGAGGTTAGATCAGTTATTGTACTAACAGTCAGCAAAATAATTTTTCCAAGTACTAAAGACAACTGAATTGTTTTCCAATAAAACCTTACCAACTTGTATGCAGAGCCtggaatattcagttgttctcctTTCTTGCCACAGTCTCTTGGATGCCACacactcaaaagaaaaaaaacaaccacaaaaaagaTGCGCTTCTAAACCTCTGATTGTTCAGAACCAGGGCCTTTTCCATTTCACATTTCATTCACAAAGAAGCTTAGATTCTCCTCTGTTCACTAGAAGGCAAACTAAATTGGTCACAATATCATTGCTCACGCTCTGAATCCCAAACACTCACACGATTTTGACTGTGAAATGCATCTCTTTTGCCTTCCCTGGAGGAGTATTTAACCTGAATGATGCAAAATATAGGAGTCTGGGGAAGATCATTCCCTAAGTGTCCCTTTCCTCCCAATTAAGAAGCCTGAGTCAGATGTACGATAGTGTTTATCTCCACTTTATCTTCTTTTATTGGACATAAGGGGTGTGGCGGGGCTGGGGTCCATTGTTGAATTTAGACAAATTTGGGTCATAAATGACAGTTTTATTAGAATCAAAATGATGATTAGAGCCAAATCCTGATTCGCAATACTATTTTCCACTAAAATAACCCAGAAATTCTTGgagaaatggttgttgcttataAGGTTGGAGTAGGAAGGCAAATTAATAATATATTAGAGCTAAAATGTATAGAAGCACTCAAAGGCATAAATATATAAGCTAATGTTTAAAAACATCATGTGTAGTGTTAAAGTTCATACAAGCACATAGGCTTATTTCAATAATAATAGTAatcattaataataaataataataactacATTCATTGgcagaggtgatgctgactcaaaaAGACCCTTTAGGgcggggtagaacttcccctgtgagttcttGAGAAtatcactctttacaggactaggcagccccatctttctctctctgggaaagtGATATCTTATCTCATGAGGGGTCCTGAGgattaataaacaaacaaaatatccttaaaAAAGACATATTGTACTGGAATCAGCTAGTTCGAATAgctgatctttacatcagtcTTTTAAGCAAAATGATTAAGCCTCAAAATCTAGTAGCACTTTGAATTAATTGTTTTCACATGCTTCCAATTGCATCATTCCTGCAAATATTGAGAAACAGTTGCACTTTAGATAACCATGTGTATTTTGTAAACGATCAATAATATAGTCCTTTATCAAGAACACATAAATTATAAGATgactctgatttttaaaaaacaaatttgaCTTCATGAAAGCAAAAATGCTCAGGGTTTTGTATTTAAGAGAGGGGGTGATTAATGGTCAGTATCTGAAACTTGACAATGCATGTCCCAAACACCTATCAATACTCAATGACATATTAGACATAAACCAAAACATAACTTAGGATTCAAAAAGAGAGCCAAATCATAAAtagaatttaaggagaacatttactaaGTCCGAATGGGGACAAAgacaaggcaaagaagagacatataattcagataacCATTATATGTGGTCATAAGAGGGTCCAAGGATTTGTGATCAAGAAATTACTTAAGTAAAGCATGGAAGACAAAGGAAATTGTCTAAAATAATAGCTACCAAGACTGATGCCTGTAATAATTAGATCATTTAATATCAACATAGAGATAGATTAATGTGTAGAGTCATATCCAAATTGTCAATCAGATAACTGATGCCTTCTTGAGGGTGTGACCTTCACATAGGCAGGACTGAGAAAACTTCAagctccctctctgccttcagcttcctgcttgctgatcctgagagctgctggagccctgccttgtttgcactgaccttggatccaggtgactttgcacccaccaggctatgatcttcctgccttttgcATCActacatgtggctgcatgagtctgaagggcaaccattgctgactttatggattcaAGTTGGACTTTTCTGGAATGTTATCTTGATTTATAATTTGTtcctgatataaaactctttcttgcacatatatgagtgtccctggatcggTTTCTCTAGTTAATCCATCCTAACAGAGTGGCATatcaatacatcaattttataggtGAGACTAGAGCAAAAAGAATGGACCTTGGTAGGGACACATGCATAATgttagaagagcttacaagattggtccagggctttCTAATCAAAGCACTGAGGGTAGGACTACTAAGGTATGACACATAACTCTATGACCCACACTTCACCCCAGGATGGTAATCATGGGataatcaaggacacacccaggcatgtTCTAAGTGAGATTGCCCCTCTCTGGAGTGTTTGTAGAGGGAGAGGAGGACATTCATTTTCCAATGGACTATGCATGAAACAAGACTGTTGTGATCCCTAGTTAACAGTCATAAGGAATTTAGTCTTGGATTAATACACATAGGGGCAGTGCACATGGATCTGGGCCTTTCACTGTGGTCCATAGATGTCTGCTCTCTGATGCCAGGGTTTCATGATGCCAGGAAACGAGGTCCAGAAACTCCTGTCACTGTTTCAGTCAAAGAGCTAGATCATGTTGATTCTTCTGATGTTTGAGGCAAAATGAAACCATAGGGGTTTCTACTGCCAAAGTGCTAAATTATCCAGTAAAAGTCAGGAAAGTATTATATAGAGAGACATACATTAAACTACGTGATGGATGCAGGTTGTTGTAATAATCACAGGAAGAGATTCCAAGGTTTTTACAATGCCACAGGAAGGGATTAGCAGAGTTTCACAAAGACCACAGGATACTATGCATACTCTGAAATGCAGCTTTTTCAATGCTTATTAGGGATTTATTTACACATGCATTTCTTGAGGGCCCATTCAATCACCTCTCCTAAAGCCCCATACATCCTGTTTATCTAAAATTGAAGGACATGTTCATGCCTGGCCTTACCAGACCACCATTTCCTTTAGCTTCAGAGCAAGGGAGGCTTTGTGCCTGAGTATTATTTTAATGGCCTTGGTAGTCCTGGTGGCGCAGCGATTACACATGGCACTGTGATTTGCATGCTCTaatgttctaaaccaccagctgcttggggAGGAGCTGAACTCTCCAACTAACTATACATGAAACTCTCATAACAGATACAGTCTAGGAGGCTCACAGAAGTTCTGCCTGTTCTATTGACCAGAGATAAAAATGTATatcacataatgctcaaaggatcaatagaccaagaactCATAAATGTAATAAAGATACGTGCACCCAATTAAAAACCCTTAAAATTCATCAACCAAATACTGAAAGAGATAAAAAGAGAAATTACCAGATCAACAacaatagtgggtgacttcaatgcaCTGTTCTCAAAGAATAACAGATTAAAAtgtaagaaattcaacttaaaaaaggaaaagcaaaaaaCCACAATCAAAATTTTTGACATACCAGATATTTACAGGGCTctccaaacaacagcaaaaacaacaacaaagtacacATTCTTCTGTATGCACACAGCTcacattcaaaaatagaccacatgctggcccATACAGcaagcttgagaaaattcaaacacagagAGCTGATTCAAGCCATCTTCTCTGGCCACAGTTCCAGAAAACTGGGGAATCAACACTCACCACCGCACATAACAgtgaaactatccaactttgaggaaaaggagaaaatgaagagagcagctagggaaaaacaagcaatcacatataaagattccccataagaatatgc contains the following coding sequences:
- the LOC142445743 gene encoding olfactory receptor 4C11-like; this translates as MNQNKSVTEFILLGLTQDLVKQKVVFIIFLVFYSGTVVGNLLIIVTIKFSRSLGSPMYFFLFYLSLADICFSSSITPRLLADSLSAKTVISYNECLTQVFALHLFGAMEVFVLVLMAADRYVAICKPLRYPVIMRRQVCIILILLAWIVSFIHSITQIFLALKLPFCGPNLIDHYCCDLQPLLKLACMDTYVINLQFVANSGAICTNSLLLLMMSYFVILYSLRNHSAEGRKKALSTCTSHIIVVILSLGPCIFVYTRPPTTFPMDKLVELFYTIVTPFLNPLIYTLRNAEVKNAMRKLWRIKIASESKL